From the Panthera leo isolate Ple1 chromosome C1, P.leo_Ple1_pat1.1, whole genome shotgun sequence genome, one window contains:
- the WNT2B gene encoding protein Wnt-2b isoform X2, whose product MRSVGEGAREWIRECQHQFRHHRWNCTTLDRDHTVFGRVMLRSSREAAFVYAISSAGVVHAITRACSQGELSVCSCDPYTRGRHHDQRGDFDWGGCSDNIHYGVRFAKAFVDAKEKRLKDARALMNLHNNRCGRTAVRRFLKLECKCHGVSGSCTLRTCWRALSDFRRTGDYLRRRYDGAVQVTATQDGANFTAARQGYRRATRTDLVYFDNSPDYCVLDKAAGSLGTAGRVCSKTSKGTDGCEIMCCGRGYDTTRVTRVTQCECKFHWCCAVRCKECRNTVDVHTCKAPKKAEWLDQT is encoded by the exons ATGCGCTCGGTGGGCGAGGGTGCCCGAGAATGGATCCGAGAGTGTCAGCACCAGTTCCGCCACCACCGCTGGAACTGCACCACGCTGGACCGGGACCACACTGTCTTTGGCCGTGTCATGCTCAGAA GTAGCCGGGAGGCAGCATTTGTATATGCCATCTCGTCTGCAGGGGTGGTCCATGCTATCACTCGTGCCTGCAGCCAGGGAGAACTGAGTGTGTGCAGCTGTGACCCCTACACCCGTGGCCGACACCATGACCAACGTGGGGATTTTGACTGGGGTGGCTGCAGTGACAACATCCATTATGGTGTTCGCTTTGCCAAGGCCTTTGTGGATGCCAAGGAAAAGAGGCTTAAGGATGCCCGGGCCCTCATGAACTTACATAACAACCGCTGTGGTCGCACG gcTGTGCGGCGGTTTCTGAAGCTCGAGTGTAAGTGCCATGGCGTTAGTGGCTCCTGTACTCTGCGCACCTGCTGGCGTGCACTCTCAGACTTCCGCCGCACAGGTGATTACCTGCGGCGGCGCTATGATGGGGCTGTGCAGGTGACAGCAACCCAGGATGGCGCCAACTTCACAGCAGCCCGCCAAGGTTATCGCCGTGCCACCCGGACTGACCTTGTCTACTTTGACAACTCCCCAGACTACTGTGTCTTAGACAAGGCTGCAG GTTCCCTAGGCACTGCGGGCCGTGTCTGTAGCAAGACATCCAAAGGGACGGATGGTTGCGAAATCATGTGCTGTGGCCGAGGGTACGACACAACTCGAGTCACCCGTGTCACCCAGTGTGAGTGCAAATTCCACTGGTGCTGTGCAGTGCGGTGCAAGGAGTGCAGAAACACTGTGGACGTCCACACTTGCAAGGCCCCCAAGAAGGCAGAGTGGCTGGACCAGACCTGA
- the WNT2B gene encoding protein Wnt-2b isoform X1, protein MLKPGGAEEAAQLPPRRARAPVPVLPPGPAAPDGSRASARLGLACLLLLLLLTLPARVDTSWWYIGALGARVICDNIPGLVSRQRQLCQRYPDIMRSVGEGAREWIRECQHQFRHHRWNCTTLDRDHTVFGRVMLRSSREAAFVYAISSAGVVHAITRACSQGELSVCSCDPYTRGRHHDQRGDFDWGGCSDNIHYGVRFAKAFVDAKEKRLKDARALMNLHNNRCGRTAVRRFLKLECKCHGVSGSCTLRTCWRALSDFRRTGDYLRRRYDGAVQVTATQDGANFTAARQGYRRATRTDLVYFDNSPDYCVLDKAAGSLGTAGRVCSKTSKGTDGCEIMCCGRGYDTTRVTRVTQCECKFHWCCAVRCKECRNTVDVHTCKAPKKAEWLDQT, encoded by the exons ATGCTGAAGCCGGGTGGTGCGGAGGAAGCCGCACAGCTACCCCCTCGGCGCGCCCGCGCCCCTGTCCCCGTGCTCCCGCCAGGACCCGCGGCCCCCGACGGCTCTCGGGCTTCGGCCCGCCTCGGTCTTGcctgcctgctgctgctgctgctgctgacgCTGCCGGCCCGCGTAGACACGTCCTGGTG GTACATCGGGGCACTGGGGGCCCGAGTGATCTGTGACAATATCCCTGGTCTGGTGAGCCGGCAGCGGCAGCTGTGCCAGCGTTACCCAGACATCATGCGCTCGGTGGGCGAGGGTGCCCGAGAATGGATCCGAGAGTGTCAGCACCAGTTCCGCCACCACCGCTGGAACTGCACCACGCTGGACCGGGACCACACTGTCTTTGGCCGTGTCATGCTCAGAA GTAGCCGGGAGGCAGCATTTGTATATGCCATCTCGTCTGCAGGGGTGGTCCATGCTATCACTCGTGCCTGCAGCCAGGGAGAACTGAGTGTGTGCAGCTGTGACCCCTACACCCGTGGCCGACACCATGACCAACGTGGGGATTTTGACTGGGGTGGCTGCAGTGACAACATCCATTATGGTGTTCGCTTTGCCAAGGCCTTTGTGGATGCCAAGGAAAAGAGGCTTAAGGATGCCCGGGCCCTCATGAACTTACATAACAACCGCTGTGGTCGCACG gcTGTGCGGCGGTTTCTGAAGCTCGAGTGTAAGTGCCATGGCGTTAGTGGCTCCTGTACTCTGCGCACCTGCTGGCGTGCACTCTCAGACTTCCGCCGCACAGGTGATTACCTGCGGCGGCGCTATGATGGGGCTGTGCAGGTGACAGCAACCCAGGATGGCGCCAACTTCACAGCAGCCCGCCAAGGTTATCGCCGTGCCACCCGGACTGACCTTGTCTACTTTGACAACTCCCCAGACTACTGTGTCTTAGACAAGGCTGCAG GTTCCCTAGGCACTGCGGGCCGTGTCTGTAGCAAGACATCCAAAGGGACGGATGGTTGCGAAATCATGTGCTGTGGCCGAGGGTACGACACAACTCGAGTCACCCGTGTCACCCAGTGTGAGTGCAAATTCCACTGGTGCTGTGCAGTGCGGTGCAAGGAGTGCAGAAACACTGTGGACGTCCACACTTGCAAGGCCCCCAAGAAGGCAGAGTGGCTGGACCAGACCTGA